A genomic region of Plasmodium malariae genome assembly, chromosome: 14 contains the following coding sequences:
- the PmUG01_14055000 gene encoding conserved Plasmodium protein, unknown function, translating into MIIQIVLFVIVTIKTYYSFHINYKILPKNKYNKNYTRKVQSVNYMYKYENTKSRKFKNKILSFFSNYFTDENDKYNLNEEEEEYLKMLGTTDSDDFKDLVKSHEEFLKTCSDIKSKLKYKDIFFFITQKIIKKNLHDFKRKQKFNIFGKDEYTSELSIDYIKSSNIEERIKEQMIKKLSDEMETKRYFLLRIFKWKGILNIINISTLMLPISFIGLLLSKMGLFSVAVNMLLTAHFLTFNKDQKKNMKASTLLLTLLPIVLHTSLGTVCSNIFLKYYKFNLPAFVRTENVLSFFINIQLYIASLIYFINYDNEVDTEQINDNFKNDYIDFNNNILSNDDI; encoded by the exons atgataatacaAATTGTTCTATTTGTTATTGTAACtattaaaacatattatagTTTTcacattaattataaaattttaccaaaaaacaaatacaacaaaaattatacaagAAAGGTTCAATCTGTAaactatatgtataaatatgaaaatacaaaatcaagaaaatttaaaaataaaattttgtcttttttttcaaactaCTTCACCGATGAAAATGACAAGTACAATTTAA atgaagaggaagaagaatACTTGAAGATGTTAGGTACGACTGATAGTGATGATTTCAAAGATCTAGTTAAATCACATGAAGAGTTTCTTAAAACGTGTAGTGATATTAAGagcaaattaaaatataaagatatatttttttttattacacagaaaataattaaaaaaaatttacatgactttaaaagaaaacaaaaatttaatatttttggaaAAGATGAATATACTAGCGAATTATCAAttgattatataaaaagctCAAATATCGAAGAAAGAATTAAAGAACAGATGATCAAAAAGTTAAGTGATGAAATGGAGACCAAAAGATATTTCCTTCTGCGTATCTTTAAGTG gaagggaattttgaatataattaACATAAGTACATTGATGCTACCCATTAGTTTTATTGGTTTGCTTTTATCAAAGATGGGCCTCTTTTCTGTTGCTGTAAATATGTTACTGACTGcacattttttaactttCAATAAAgatcaaaagaaaaatatgaaggCATCTACTTTACTTTTAACCCTGTTACCCATAGTGCTACATACGTCCCTAGGTACAGTTTGCAGCAACATATtccttaaatattataag TTTAATTTACCCGCATTTGTCAGAACGGAAAAcgttttatcttttttcatCAATATACAACTGTATATAGCCtccttaatttattttattaattatgacAATGAGGTAGATACAGAACaaattaatgataattttaaaaatgattatattgattttaataataatatactatCGAACGACGATATATAA
- the PmUG01_14055100 gene encoding conserved Plasmodium protein, unknown function, which produces MSTQIGSIYLNNVYLEFSLFNNFLKDLNRKINCSHNEKYTHIYDSCIENAYNIHNKFHAWNHNKEEIDEKYIEYFSQNFIINIKNFLRDNFCYIDENLENLRNRNKKLIEKLKVGLENAENQENYIYELEKSLKCEKEKNRNIYNLHEKLNTLIEENEKLKNKNEQLEMSSCRKEEENSKIKIELKKFLSLQEKKKKIYDNSKHCYSILNRSMSTLFNKINSNIQKYEIDKLVLQKRSYSYNFLYTLKNIMLYDNDHIKSKYRGKISEKRENNALQTCTIAENYKFNDNRNIINNNNNNNGSNNSSNNSSNNSSNNTCNNNSNINCNSNNNNSNNNNNNNNNKNNNNNKHNNKYNNKYNNKYNIYDKIRKKGSHQHFYKLVLTDGMFKNLNSSNNFLLRGGDKRGICRNALSVYKIYNNIDLTCTDNCDNSLYERMQYLSKDITKYEGANNDYFVTNKNKLKKFCGVNNYYVSTGKFLSSHSETLLMNEGRALRSKRTFLINSILKKRIRRNKRRKKENLKMLLKLKQNSTFRANVGNEGEHLHAINMIIEDYRCTISNFYECIKKDIAVIKRDNNINLDNFSKYFKNIIEEIEEEKNTLKKKKIDKITRKYLRQIDSYKLREKDFFQNVTNVENKSDKYFNLTYNKYDSFDLRKVLKNNYDKEQDFDSDNEEPFSFNFYENRNIRIIDRLKDLKSNISFFKLYDLIDFPSK; this is translated from the exons atgagTACACAAATTGgaagtatttatttaaataatgtttatCTAGAATTTAGtttgtttaataattttttaaaggatTTAAAccgaaaaataaattgtagCCATAATGAAAAGTACacgcatatatatgataGTTGTATCgaaaatgcatataatatacataataaatttcatGCATGGAACcataataaagaagaaattgATGAAAAGTATATAGAATACTTTtctcaaaattttattataaatattaaaaactttttaagGGATAATTTTTGTTACATAGATGAAAATCTGGAAAACTTAAGaaataggaataaaaaattaattgaaaaattaaaagtaggGTTAGAAAATGCGGAGAAtcaagaaaattatatatacgagTTAGAAAAGAGcttaaaatgtgaaaaagaaaaaaatcgaaatatttataatttgcaTGAGAAATTAAATACTTTAAttgaagaaaatgaaaaactgaaaaataaaaatgagcaACTAGAAATGTCCTCATGCAGaaaggaagaagaaaatagtaaaataaagatcgaattaaaaaaatttttgtctctacaggaaaaaaaaaaaaagatatatgacAATAGCAAACATTGTTATAGCATCTTAAACAGAAGCATGAgtacattatttaataaaataaatagtaacATTCAAAAGTACGAAATTGATAAATTAGTATTACAAAAGAGAAGTTacagttataattttttgtatactttaaaaaatattatgcttTATGATAATGatcatataaaaagtaagTATCGTGGAAAAATTTCTgagaaaagggaaaataatGCCTTACAAACCTGCACAATAGCGgaaaattacaaatttaaTGATAATCGTAATAtcattaacaataataataataacaatggcagtaataatagcagtaacaatagcagtaataatagcagtaataatacttgtaataataatagcaatattaattgtaatagtaataacaataatagtaataacaataataataataacaataataaaaacaataataataacaaacataataacaaatataataacaaatataataacaaatataatatatatgataaaatcaggaaaaaaggaagtcatcaacatttttataaacttGTTCTAACTGATGGAATGTTCAAAAATCTGAATAgttctaataattttttattaagggGAGGAGACAAAAGAGGAATATGTAGAAATGCGTTAAgtgtttataaaatttacaataaCATCGATTTAACATGTACAGATAATTGTGATAATAGCTTATATGAAAGGATGCAATATTTAAGTAAAGATATCACTAAATACGAAGGTGCAAATAATGATTATTTTgttacaaataaaaacaagttaaaaaaattttgcggtgttaataattattacgtTTCCACAGGAAAATTTTTGTCTTCTCACAGTGAAACCTTATTAATGAACGAAGGAAGAGCATTAA gGAGTAAGAGAACTTTTCTAATAAATTCAATACTTAAAAAGCGTATtcgaagaaataaaagaagaaaaaaggaaaacttaaaaatgttattaaaattgaagcaa AATAGCACTTTTAGAGCTAATGTTGGTAATGAAGGTGAACATTTGCATGCCATAAACATGATAATA gaagACTACAGATGTACAATTAGCAATTTTTACGAGTGCATAAAAAAAGACATCGCAGTTATTAAGAGGGATAATAACATAAACCTTGATAATTTCTCTAAGTACTTCaaaaa TATAATAGAGGAAatagaagaagaaaagaatacattaaaaaaaaaaaaaattgacaaAATTACAAGAAAGTACCTACGTCAAATAGATTCGTacaa GTTACGGGAAAAAgacttttttcaaaatgtgaCAAATGTAGAAAACAAAAGTGACAAATATTTCAACTTAACTTATAACAAATATGATTCATTTGATTTACgtaaagttttaaaaaataattatgataaagAACAAGACTTCGATAGTGACAATGAAGAACCGTTTTCTTTTAACTTCTAcgaaaatagaaatatacgAATTATCGATAGattaaaagatttaaaaagtaacatatcatttttcaaattatacGATTTAATTGATTTCCCTAGTAAATAa